AGACAAGCTCAaacctgtctctctctttgttgaACCATCTCTTTGGGTTCCATTTAATATGATTCTTTGCACTAAAAGCCATATAACAAAATAGGACTTCTGATTACAACTTGACCCCAATTCATGACCAACCTAAAGAAATGTCATATAGGCATCCTTGAACTCAAGGCATTGGTTTCTTGCTTACTGCTActgtttactttattttttaaaaattttttatttatttatgatagtcacagagagagagagagaggcagagacataggcagagagagaaacaggctccatgcactgggagcctgatgtgggattcgatccgggtctccaggatcgcgccctgggccaaaagcaggtgccaaactgctgggccacccagggatcctgctacTGTTTACTTTAAATTTTGTTCAAGAGCACAATTTCTCAACACAAACTTTAATCATATATGCCTAATCTGTTACTCAGTTTTCACATTAATAACATCAAACAAATAAGAATAACCTAGACAATGTTGCCaacacagatatttttttctttttttatgatctGACCAATGGTTAAACTACTTGATGCTGCATCTATCTGCTATTTCTTCTATACTGATGAGACAGTCTCATAACACGTAGGGTTTTGGACTTCCATGTTCAAAACGTTAGACAATGCCGGCCTAACTCCTTTCAGTTCTTAGGTGAAGAAACCAATACATACTcccccattttcttcttttcacatAATCCAGACACAGTGTGTCTTTCAAACAAGTGTCAGGTCTGTCCCTCTCTGATTTACATCTGTGCTTTGAATCCAAATGTAACTGGCCGACTGCTGCATATATAAAACAATGGGTTACAGAAGCATCTCACTTTTGATGAGTGGGAACATCCATCCAAGACCTCATCTTCTAAAGGATGTAAGGAATTTCCATTGGtacctcagtttactcatcaaCATCTCCCTGAAGTGATCCCCCAGAAGGAAATAGAAGACAGGGTTGATGGTACTGTTCAGAAAGGCCAACGGCCGGGTCACGATGTAAAAGGAGTTGATGACGACCTGGGTGCATTGGTACTCCTTCCACTCCTCCAGGCGTGAAGCGATCCTCACATTCCGCATAATGTGGTAGGGAGTGAAAAGCACGGAGAAGATCACAACTGCCATGATGACTAAGGTGAGAGGCTTTTCAAGGGGCAAAGCAGTAGCAAGTTGCCTGCTCCTCTGCTTCAGGAAAAGAGCAATCTTGAAGGAAAAGAAGCACATCACCAAAAGAGGAATGAGGAATCCCAAGAAGGTTAGACACATGCTATAAATGAGGCTGTTGTGGGGGTCCCCAGAACTTGCATAATCAATGCAGTTGGTGCCATTGGCAGCTAGATTAGGATTTATAAGAGGAAGTATGGGCAGTAGCTCTAAGGTTACTaaaacccaaatagccaaagagaTTAAAATAGCAAATTCCTTCCTTTGCAGAAAGTGTTCCCGGAAAGGATGCTTCATGAGCAGGTATCTATCGATGCTGAtaaaagtgagaaagagaatGCTGGTGTAGAGATTGGCATGAAGCACATATCGATTGCTTATACAGAGCATGTCCCCATATATCCACTTTCCATGGGAATAACTTCTAATCAGCATGGGAAGGGTGCACAAAAAAGCCAAGTCTGAGATAGAGAGGTTGAAGAGATAAATGTTACTGCTATTCCAGTTCTTCAGACAGAAGAGGTagccaaaaacaacaacagtattCCCAAAGACTCCCACAACAAACTCGATcccataaaaaatggaaagatagtaCTTTTCCAGGGCAGCCTCCGCTGCCAGCCAATTCAGGCAAGTTGCATTCCACgcctaaaaaagaaagagaaaagagaaggttgAAACTCTGGACTATGACTAAAGACAAAACTGCACAGaacataataataatttcttaaaaaaccACTCTGACgtggccgggtggctcagtcggttaagcatctgcctttggttcaggtcatgatcccagggtcctgggatggagcccctcattgggctccctgcctctccctctgccagcttgtgctcaatctctctctttctctgtcaagtaaattaattaattaaatattttaaacattaaaagaagaatttaaaaaccaCTTAACACTTGAACTATGAAAGGCTGACTATATTGGGAAGGAGTGCATATACGTACATATTCATATACGGACATGTcactaatatattattttaacaaatattgaaTACCTTTGAACTATATGGTAGGCACTGGGAATAACAGCACTGAGTCAAACAAAGTTCCTAATCTCAAACAATTTATACTATCTTGGAAAGATCCAGGACACAAATAAATGCATGTCACACATAATGGTAAAAATATATCCCAGATGGAAGGGAAAGCTCGTGCAAAGGCCTGGAGGTGGAAACACACACAAAGGACTTGACAAATAGCACAGGGGCCAAGAAATGGTGCAACAAAACACGTGGAACATCTAATTCCTTTTTCTGT
The Canis aureus isolate CA01 chromosome 22, VMU_Caureus_v.1.0, whole genome shotgun sequence genome window above contains:
- the SUCNR1 gene encoding succinate receptor 1 isoform X1, with translation MKQAWNATCLNWLAAEAALEKYYLSIFYGIEFVVGVFGNTVVVFGYLFCLKNWNSSNIYLFNLSISDLAFLCTLPMLIRSYSHGKWIYGDMLCISNRYVLHANLYTSILFLTFISIDRYLLMKHPFREHFLQRKEFAILISLAIWVLVTLELLPILPLINPNLAANGTNCIDYASSGDPHNSLIYSMCLTFLGFLIPLLVMCFFSFKIALFLKQRSRQLATALPLEKPLTLVIMAVVIFSVLFTPYHIMRNVRIASRLEEWKEYQCTQVVINSFYIVTRPLAFLNSTINPVFYFLLGDHFREMLMSKLRYQWKFLTSFRR
- the SUCNR1 gene encoding succinate receptor 1 isoform X2, whose translation is MAWNATCLNWLAAEAALEKYYLSIFYGIEFVVGVFGNTVVVFGYLFCLKNWNSSNIYLFNLSISDLAFLCTLPMLIRSYSHGKWIYGDMLCISNRYVLHANLYTSILFLTFISIDRYLLMKHPFREHFLQRKEFAILISLAIWVLVTLELLPILPLINPNLAANGTNCIDYASSGDPHNSLIYSMCLTFLGFLIPLLVMCFFSFKIALFLKQRSRQLATALPLEKPLTLVIMAVVIFSVLFTPYHIMRNVRIASRLEEWKEYQCTQVVINSFYIVTRPLAFLNSTINPVFYFLLGDHFREMLMSKLRYQWKFLTSFRR